One window of the Salmo trutta chromosome 35, fSalTru1.1, whole genome shotgun sequence genome contains the following:
- the LOC115175194 gene encoding protein LRATD1, with amino-acid sequence MGNHLDRITHLSYSELPTGDPSGLEKEELRVGVAYFFSDEEEEVDDAGGGGGGYNKESSQEHPGAVSELEYSAFCSQECIFSKLRENQDLNVYSAKTLLSMCKPGDLVELVSTSQAPHWAVYELNDQVIHLHEGEIRKDSLTEIGRGRHGRIVNSRYRFRALPSDLVLQNAAGHLGLNSGDICWTSSENFAAWCRFGKREFKAGGEAHSAEQQYFLKVHLGDGTRNGHTLVFRSLEDMIRERRRVDVSGILKELSLGVNGGKE; translated from the exons ATGGGAAACCACCTGGACCGGATAACCCACCTCAGCTACAGCGAGCTGCCCACCGGAGATCCGTCCGGACTGGAGAAAGAGGAGCTTAGGGTTGGAGTAGCATACTTCTTTTCAgacgaagaggaggag GTAGATGATGCaggaggcggtggaggaggctatAACAAGGAGTCCAGCCAGGAGCACCCCGGGGCGGTCAGCGAGCTGGAGTACTCCGCCTTCTGCTCCCAGGAATGCATCTTCTCCAAGCTCCGCGAAAACCAGGACTTGAACGTTTACTCCGCCAAAACTTTGCTTTCCATGTGCAAGCCAGGGGACCTTGTGGAGCTAGTATCCACGTCACAGGCACCTCACTGGGCTGTGTACGAGCTCAACGACCAGGTGATACACCTGCATGAGGGGGAGATACGGAAGGACAGCCTGACTGAGATAGGACGGGGCCGGCATGGACGGATAGTGAACAGTCGTTACCGGTTCCGGGCGCTGCCCTCCGACCTGGTGCTGCAGAACGCTGCCGGACACCTGGGCCTGAACAGCGGGGACATCTGTTGGACGAGCTCTGAGAACTTCGCCGCCTGGTGCCGTTTCGGGAAGCGGGAGTTCAAGGCGGGAGGCGAGGCGCACTCGGCAGAGCAACAGTACTTTCTCAAAGTGCACCTCGGTGACGGGACTCGGAATGGACACACGCTGGTGTTCCGTAGCCTCGAGGATATGATccgagagaggaggagggttgaCGTCAGTGGGATTCTGAAGGAGTTGTCTTTAGGGGTCAACGGCGGGAAGGAGTGA